A single region of the Lotus japonicus ecotype B-129 chromosome 4, LjGifu_v1.2 genome encodes:
- the LOC130711564 gene encoding lipid phosphate phosphatase epsilon 1, chloroplastic isoform X2, translating to MTANTAAIFYNPSNNFLGTNLQHKHRLLKNSSSFARRFSNSRTLFLGGFVGDKLCAANAMDDGFKGACAHRDEKSDGQVQVVEQEAFIDGSSEFHPKFLFHELESTLNQMSKWLVTAIFGVFILWRHDAEALWFAAGSFLNAMLSASLKQMLNQKRPSTLKSDPGMPSSHAQSIFFIVLFIILSVIPAGVAKTSHGEPGDCWSCYRVHLRYLVAMAMEFFYAGCFCILFVGQNHRCFGVCRILLRFSFTCDSTLA from the exons ATGACGGCAAATACAGCTGCCATTTTCTACAATCCATCTAACAATTTTCTCGGGACAAATCTGCAGCATAAACATAGATTGTTGAAAAATTCTTCTTCATTTGCTCGTAGATTTTCTAACTCAAGAACACTCTTTCTTGGCGGGTTTGTTGGTGACAAACTCTGTGCAGCTAATGCAATGGATGATGGATTCAAAGGAGCTTGTGCTCACAGAGATGAAAAGAGTGATGGACAAGTTCAAGTGGTTGAACAAGAAGCTTTCATTGATGGGTCATCCGAGTTTCATCCTAAGTTTTTGTTCCATGAGCTGGAGTCAACTCTCAATCAAATG AGCAAGTGGTTAGTAACTGCCATATTTGGTGTTTTCATTCTTTGGAGGCATGATGCAGAAGCCTTATGGTTTGCAGCGGGGTCTTTTTTAAATGCAATGCTTTCTGCTTCGCTCAAACAAATGCTAAATCAGAAACGGCCTTCTACCCTGAAATCTGACCCTGGGATGCCCTCTTCCCATGCTCAATCCATCTTCTTTATTGTCCTGTTTATTATTTTGTCAG TCATACCTGCGGGTGTCGCAAAAACTTCACACGGTGAGCCAGGTGATTGTTGGAGCTGTTACAGGGTCCATTTGCGCTATCTTGTGGCAATGGCTATGGAATTCTTTTATGCTGGATGTTTTTGTATCCTCTTCGTGGGTCAGAATCATCGTTGTTTTGGGGTCTGTAGGATTTTGCTTAGGTTTTCTTTTACATGTGATTCAACATTGGCTTAA
- the LOC130711564 gene encoding lipid phosphate phosphatase epsilon 1, chloroplastic isoform X1, which yields MTANTAAIFYNPSNNFLGTNLQHKHRLLKNSSSFARRFSNSRTLFLGGFVGDKLCAANAMDDGFKGACAHRDEKSDGQVQVVEQEAFIDGSSEFHPKFLFHELESTLNQMSKWLVTAIFGVFILWRHDAEALWFAAGSFLNAMLSASLKQMLNQKRPSTLKSDPGMPSSHAQSIFFIVLFIILSGMNEFTITSSGLALAFASYFSYLRVSQKLHTVSQVIVGAVTGSICAILWQWLWNSFMLDVFVSSSWVRIIVVLGSVGFCLGFLLHVIQHWLKRE from the exons ATGACGGCAAATACAGCTGCCATTTTCTACAATCCATCTAACAATTTTCTCGGGACAAATCTGCAGCATAAACATAGATTGTTGAAAAATTCTTCTTCATTTGCTCGTAGATTTTCTAACTCAAGAACACTCTTTCTTGGCGGGTTTGTTGGTGACAAACTCTGTGCAGCTAATGCAATGGATGATGGATTCAAAGGAGCTTGTGCTCACAGAGATGAAAAGAGTGATGGACAAGTTCAAGTGGTTGAACAAGAAGCTTTCATTGATGGGTCATCCGAGTTTCATCCTAAGTTTTTGTTCCATGAGCTGGAGTCAACTCTCAATCAAATG AGCAAGTGGTTAGTAACTGCCATATTTGGTGTTTTCATTCTTTGGAGGCATGATGCAGAAGCCTTATGGTTTGCAGCGGGGTCTTTTTTAAATGCAATGCTTTCTGCTTCGCTCAAACAAATGCTAAATCAGAAACGGCCTTCTACCCTGAAATCTGACCCTGGGATGCCCTCTTCCCATGCTCAATCCATCTTCTTTATTGTCCTGTTTATTATTTTGTCAG GGATGAATGAGTTCACCATTACCAGCAGTGGCCTGGCCTTAGCATTTGCTTCCTATTTT TCATACCTGCGGGTGTCGCAAAAACTTCACACGGTGAGCCAGGTGATTGTTGGAGCTGTTACAGGGTCCATTTGCGCTATCTTGTGGCAATGGCTATGGAATTCTTTTATGCTGGATGTTTTTGTATCCTCTTCGTGGGTCAGAATCATCGTTGTTTTGGGGTCTGTAGGATTTTGCTTAGGTTTTCTTTTACATGTGATTCAACATTGGCTTAAACGCGAATAA
- the LOC130711265 gene encoding uncharacterized protein LOC130711265, whose product MPTFTAIAFDRLIEPGASKPAARRSASTSMPGPNARKLGRRTSEPTAPSVSKKPPPRPQLKPSLYATPEVTPLPDAPSSFPPSPYIVNHKRRGPRLLKSFSEADVQAKQEVHEDENVNSKSSDTVVSSSAGDLQVTVMNAEPVNEEQVTGALDTKLSSCNGSDLEHGCRENELSSSITNGTHVEKVGALNSERDVESDDFFDPQDSMSVTSYTDGEDNTGTERGVKLSTPGGEFFDAWEELSSDGGTQNSLRDVDAELREIRLSLLLEIEKRKQVEESLNSMRSQWERIRKEFSLVGIVLPADLTAIADGEQLSSDSVDDIRQQVHTARFISNAIGRGTARAEVEMEMEAQLESKNFEISRLLERLHCYETMNREMSQRNQEAVEMARRERQRTIRRQRWIWGSVTTAIVLGTAAIAWSYLPTGKGSTSTDHDMASEHDDGAN is encoded by the exons ATGCCGACCTTTACTGCCATAGCATTTGATAGGTTGATAGAGCCTGGTGCATCCAAACCTGCTGCTCGTAGATCTGCTTCGACCTCCATGCCGGGCCCCAACGCGAGGAAGCTCGGGAGGAGAACCAGTGAACCGACTGCCCCGTCTGTAAGTAAGAAGCCACCTCCTCGTCCTCAGTTAAAGCCGTCGCTCTATGCCACTCCTGAGGTGACGCCGCTTCCGGATGCACCCTCTTCGTTCCCGCCTTCGCCGTACATTGTCAACCACAAACGTCGTGGCCCGCGCCTCCTCAAGAGTTTCTCTGAGGCGGATGTACAGGCCAAACAGGAGGTTCATGAGGATGAAAATGTTAATAGTAAGAGCTCTGATACTGTGGTTTCCAGTTCTGCTGGTGACCTCCAAGTTACTGTCATGAACGCTGAacctgttaatgaagagcaagtAACTGGTGCACTTGATACCAAACTTAGTAGCTGCAATGGCAGTGACCTGGAGCATGGGTGCAGGGAAAATGAACTTAGTAGTAGCATTACTAATGGAACGCATGTGGAAAAGGTAGGGGCGCTGAATTCTGAAAGGGATGTTGAGAGTGATGATTTTTTTGATCCGCAAGATTCAATGAGTGTAACAAGTTACACAGATGGAGAGGATAATACAGGCACAGAACGCGGTGTTAAATTAAGCACTCCTGGTGGGGAGTTCTTTGATGCTTGGGAAG AACTTTCTTCTGATGGCGGGACTCAAAATTCTCTCCGTGATGTTGATGCTGAACTGCGTGAAATAAGGTTGAGTCTATTGTTGGAGATAGAGAAACGAAAGCAAGTTGAAGAATCCCTAAACAGCATGCGAAGCCAGTGGGAGAGAATTAGAAAAGAGTTCTCTCTTGTGGGAATTGTTTTGCCTGCAGATCTTACTGCTATTGCGGACGGTGAGCAGCTGAGTTCTGATTCTGTGGATGATATACGTCAGCAAGTTCACACTGCTAGGTTTATATCCAACGCCATTGGGAGAGGAACTGCCAGAGCTGAGGTGGAGATGGAGATGGAAGCTCAATTAGAGTCAAAGAACTTTGAGATTTCTCGACTATTGGAACGTCTCCATTGTTATGAGACCATGAACAGGGAGATGTCTCAGAGGAATCAGGAAGCAGTAG AGATGGCACGGCGTGAGAGACAAAGAACGATTAGGAGGCAGAGGTGGATTTGGGGCTCTGTTACTACTGCCATTGTACTTGGTACTGCAGCAATAGCATGGTCTTATCTCCCGACGGGTAAAGGATCAACATCTACGGACCATGATATGGCTTCTGAACATGATGATGGAGCCAACTAA
- the LOC130711563 gene encoding GTPase ERA-like, chloroplastic yields the protein MTRINKRRRVKQQQQVAAEALAMETLAMRAASAASATVPQPQFSFQLQHSLFPVHGFTLFHRNRTDSPSHLCCRTRHRHSQPFANKQHHLVLHEEPQQQEEEEDEEVEVEEEEASYSDDDTSFLSLTVKPDRNMALLDDYETEELDFDDGPNHRSGYVALLGKPNVGKSTLANQMVGQKLSIVTDKPQTTRHRILCICSGTDYQMVLYDTPGVLQKEMHKLDSMMMKNVRSAAVNADCVLVLVDACKAPEKIDELLEEGIGDLKDKPPVLLILNKKDLIKPGEVAKKLEWYEKFTNVDEVIPVSAKYGHGVADVKDWILSKLPNGPSYYPKDIVSEHPERFFVAEIVREKIFMQYRNEIPYACQVNVVSYKARPNAKDFIQVEILVEKNSQKMIVIGREGKALKLLATASRLDIEDFLQKKVYLEIEVKVRENWRQDEGLLKDYGYGGQIRVL from the exons ATGACACGgataaacaaaagaagaagagtgAAGCAGCAACAGCAAGTAGCAGCAGAAGCATTGGCAATGGAGACACTGGCTATGCGCGCGGCATCAGCTGCATCTGCAACCGTTCCCCAACCTCAATTCTCATTCCAACTTCAACACTCTCTCTTCCCCGTTCATGGCTTCACACTCTTCCACCGAAACCGCACCGATTCGCCTTCACATCTTTGTTGCAGAACCAGGCACCGCCATTCCCAACCATTCGCCAACAAACAACACCACCTCGTGCTCCATGAAGAACCACAACaacaagaagaggaagaagatgaagaagtagaagttgaagaagaagaagcttcgTATTCGGATGATGACACTTCCTTCTTGTCCCTCACCGTTAAGCCTGACCGGAACATGGCCTTGCTCGACGATTACGAGACGGAGGAGCTCGATTTCGACGATGGCCCTAACCACAGAAGCG GATATGTGGCTTTACTTGGCAAGCCAAATGTTGGCAAGAGTACACTAGCAAACCAAATGGTTGGTCAAAAGTTGTCGATAGTTACCGATAAACCGCAAACGACAAGGCATCGAATTCTCTGTATATGTTCTGGAACGGATTATCAG ATGGTACTTTATGACACGCCTGGCGTTCTACAGAAGGAAATGCACAAGTTAGACTCAATGATGATGAAAAATGTTCGCAGTGCGGCGGTTAATGCGGACTGTGTATTGGTTCTTGTTGATGCATGTAAAGCACCTGAAAAA ATTGATGAATTGTTGGAAGAAGGCATAGGAGATCTCAAAGATAAACCTCCCGTTCTACTGATTCTGAACAAGAAGGATCTTATAAAACCTGGAGAAGTTGCAAAGAAACTTGAG TGGTATGAGAAATTTACCAACGTTGATGAGGTTATACCAGTTAGTGCTAAATATGGTCATGGGGTTGCAGATGTCAAGGACTGGATACTGTCAAAGCTTCCTAATGGACCATCTTATTATCCAAAA GACATTGTCAGTGAGCATCCAGAAAGATTTTTTGTTGCTGAAATTGTTAGAGAAAAGATTTTTATGCAGTATCGAAATGAAATTCCCTACGCATGCCAG GTGAATGTTGTAAGCTATAAGGCTCGACCGAATGCGAAAGATTTCATACAAGTCGAGATTTTGGTTGAGAAAAACTCACAAAAGATGATCGTTATTGGAAGA GAAGGAAAGGCTTTGAAACTGCTTGCTACAGCTTCCCGCCTTGACATAGAAGATTTTCTACAGAAGAAAGTTTATCTTGAG ATTGAAGTGAAGGTTAGAGAAAATTGGCGACAAGACGAAGGCCTCCTTAAGGACTATGGTTATGGGGGTCAGATACGTGTTTTATGA
- the LOC130712325 gene encoding uncharacterized protein LOC130712325, whose product MLRSFTTRRYERLGKETASSALLQEGFKRSTSLPSRASSSARKMAHATFGNINLQRNPTKKANNSSKSTHPLFSFLDFRRKKKTTARPEFTRYLEYLKEGGMWDLNSNKPVIHYK is encoded by the coding sequence ATGTTGAGATCCTTCACTACTCGGAGGTATGAGAGACTGGGTAAAGAAACTGCTTCCAGTGCTCTTTTGCAAGAGGGGTTCAAGAGGAGCACAAGTTTGCCTTCTCGAGCATCCAGTTCTGCCAGAAAAATGGCTCATGCAACATTTGGAAACATCAATCTACAGAGAAACCCCACAAAGAAGGCTAATAACAGTAGCAAGAGTACTCATCCACTCTTCAGTTTCTTGGAtttcagaaggaaaaagaaaacaactGCTAGGCCTGAATTTACAAGGTACCTTGAGTATCTCAAGGAAGGAGGCATGTGGGATTTGAATTCCAATAAACCTGTGATCCATTACAAATga